A DNA window from Hydra vulgaris chromosome 13, alternate assembly HydraT2T_AEP contains the following coding sequences:
- the LOC136089696 gene encoding uncharacterized protein LOC136089696, with the protein MAKDEGISEGSVRKIVHKKLGKYPYKTQKAHGLTDWMKVTRLARCKELLKRFKKLANASTILFADKCLFTVEQFVNHQNDRIIAGNVQEANQKGRIASKTAHPQAGMVFGAITGDGKMPLVFVDQGVKTRAQNYLNDI; encoded by the coding sequence ATGGCCAAGGATGAAGGGATTTCGGAAGGTTCAGTTCGGAAAATCGTCCACAAAAAGCTCGGAAAATACCCGTACAAAACTCAAAAAGCTCACGGACTTACTGATTGGATGAAAGTCACTCGTTTGGCCCGTTGCAAGGAGCTTCTCAAGCGATTCAAGAAGCTGGCGAACGCCTCGACGATTCTCTTCGCGGACAAGTGTCTCTTCACTGTCGAGCAGTTCGTGAACCATCAGAATGACCGGATAATCGCTGGAAACGTTCAAGAAGCAAACCAGAAAGGTCGAATTGCTTCAAAGACAGCTCACCCCCAAGCAGGGATGGTTTTCGGAGCGATTACAGGAGACGGCAAAATGCCATTGGTTTTTGTCGATCAAGGAGTGAAAACCAGAGCTCAAAACTACCTGAATGATATTTGA